In the genome of Thermoproteus tenax Kra 1, the window AGTATGCGTTCAGCTCGGAGCTGTTCAAGTCGATCGCAGTGTCCTTCGCGGCATCGGCCCTGGCCGTGATGATAAACGTCGTGTTTTTCACGCCTGTGGCGTTTTTAACCGCAAGAAGGGAGAACGCGCTTTTGGACGCTCTAATAGACATACCTGCCTCAGTCCCCCACCCAATGGTAGGAATAGCGCTCGTACTACTCTCGAGCCCGCAGACGGCGTTGGGACGGGTCGCCAATCTTCTGGGGATCAACCTCTTTAACTCGCTGACGGGCTTGGTCTTGGCTTTGACGATAGTGTCTGCTCCAGTCTACACGCGCGCGATGCAGAACTACTTCAAGGCACTGCCTCGGGAGCCCGAGCTCTTCGTTGCTAGCCTCGGCGGGAGCGACATCAAGATATTCTGGCTGGTGGTAAGGAGCTCCTTGAGGGGCCTTCTCTCCGCCGGCTTGACTGCGATGTCTAGGGCGATCAGCGAGTTCGGCGCAGTGGCTGTTATCGCCTATTATGTCAACTTCTGGCCTTTTGGACTAGCTCCAACTGCCTCCGTATATATCTGGACCTCATTTGAGAGCTACTATCTATCTGCAATACCGGCAGTGGCAACTCTGTTCCTAGTCTCTCTGGCGCTATTGGCCGTGGGTCGCCTTATCCGCTAGCTCCTCCGTGTACTTCTTGTACTTCTCCATAAGGGACTCCGAGATCTGCGGATCGGGCATCAGGACAATAAACTCCACATCCTCTTCCGCATATCTATAGCTATGCCAGTAGCGGAAGCGGAGATCGCCGGTGAGATATATCATGGCGAGCCTCCTTTCGCCAAAAGCATGGCGTAGTTTGCAGTTGCATCCATCTATTCTATCATCAGTCAATACGTAGAACTCCGCGCCGCAGTCACAGAGCCAGTACGTCTCGTTCCTCACGTGGACGAATAGAAACGAATCTATTCTGTTCTCA includes:
- a CDS encoding ABC transporter permease subunit, producing MFPFIVLLYYGFGPFFSPQYAFSSELFKSIAVSFAASALAVMINVVFFTPVAFLTARRENALLDALIDIPASVPHPMVGIALVLLSSPQTALGRVANLLGINLFNSLTGLVLALTIVSAPVYTRAMQNYFKALPREPELFVASLGGSDIKIFWLVVRSSLRGLLSAGLTAMSRAISEFGAVAVIAYYVNFWPFGLAPTASVYIWTSFESYYLSAIPAVATLFLVSLALLAVGRLIR
- a CDS encoding helix-turn-helix transcriptional regulator, which gives rise to MSLEDELLKLIRERGGATTTELVKLTGQPRHKVLRALNKLYFKGLIEPIKRSRQYVWQPASGEMHIFPLHTPLTLIHYIEGVIEPIFRRVENRIDSFLFVHVRNETYWLCDCGAEFYVLTDDRIDGCNCKLRHAFGERRLAMIYLTGDLRFRYWHSYRYAEEDVEFIVLMPDPQISESLMEKYKKYTEELADKATHGQ